A segment of the Hemicordylus capensis ecotype Gifberg chromosome 6, rHemCap1.1.pri, whole genome shotgun sequence genome:
AGCGGACGTGATAGCTCATGCGGTCCTTCCGCTTGAACCGTTGCTGGCAGACAGGACACTGGTAGGGCTTCTCATCTGAGTGTGACAGCTTATGCCGATTGAGGTGGTAGACGTCCCGGAAAGCTTTCCCACACATCTCACATGCATGGTTCTTTCGGATGCGTTTGCCTGATGCTGTAGTGGTCACCAGCCCTGCACCTGAACCTGCTGTGTTTCCTGCCCCCTCACCAGAGGCAGGTGTTGCTGCAGTTGTCCCACCAATGGCAGACACACTAAGCAAGCTGAGGGGAACCATGGTGGGCATCTTCATGGTTGTGGGTCCAGCACGGGAAGCTTTGGCCCCTGTGTGAATGGCTTCATGGCGCCGCAGGTTGTAGCCGTTCTTGAATTCTTTAGCGCACAGGGAGCAGATGTAGGGCCCTTTGCTCTTCGGCTTCTTCTGGGCCTCACCTGGCTGTGGCGTGGCAGGAGCTGCCTGAGGGGTTGGGGCTTGGGTGGTTTGTGTGGGTGGAGctacctgcccaccaccacctccctccgAGGCGGAAGGCTGCTGCTGTTTCAAGGCGGCCGTGTCTACAGTGGAAGCAGATGGTGCAGaaccagtggcagcagcaaccacagcagcagctgctgctgtttcctgGGCTGCAGCCAAGACAGGCAGGAGGTCCACTTGGAGGGACTCAGCAGGGGTGGCTGTCTGTTGGGGAGGGGCTGTTGTGGTGGCCGTCTGAATAGAAAAGAGATTGTACAATTGAACAATAGTTATTAACAACCAGTCCTGAAATCCTGCAGTATTCcagtaatgggggtggggtgggggagcattaGTGAACTCCCACTCCAAACGCTGACACCACTTTTTTAATAAGCTAGCTGTACATCAACCTAGAAATACACTGAAAGGAGAGGCAGATTAATAATTATACAGCGTGTGCTATGGAACAGAACcaaacctggggtcttctgtgTAGCTGGATAGTGTTCAGGTTAACTGGAAATCATCCTCTATTTTCTTTTGCTTGTAAACCACTTTAacaacttctgttgaaaagtagcatttacataatttttttaattttatgggcAAGAAGCATGGCACCCCAAATCACAGAACTTCACACTACTCCATCCCTGCTTTCCAGATATTGTGTCCTCTCCAACTGCTAATTACTTTGGTCATACAAGGCTGCACTGGTCAGCTACAGTTTATGTataaaagggaaataaatgagGAAAGCTGCTCTATCAATAGTAGAACTCCATGCTAGAGCTTATCTAGAGAGAAACCACAACTCAAGTGTTCTCTGGGACAGTTCAGCCTGCAGAACTTCTTTTTGTCAACTAAAGGTGTACAatgtggttggtgtgtgtgtgtgtgtgtgtgtgtgtgtgtgtatatgtgtatacacacacacacacacacacacacacacacacacgcacaattcATTGTATGCCTTAATACACAGGGGGTAGAACCACCGGCATATCTGTGTGTTCCTGTAGTGGGGATAGGATGACAaaagaatgcatgcatgcatatgtcACTGTCCTTACGTTCATGTTGGCTCAGAGACTTACAGGGAATGGAGTGCATGGCTTAACTGGAGAGACAGACATGTTAGCATGTGCTGGGAAGCATTCAAGTAGAGGTGTTGGCTAGCAAAGCTCATCAGTTCCAGTAAACTGTTTGGTCTGCTTGAAGTTCCTGAGGTTAGAAAGCTAGACTGACATCTCATTGTTGGAGAGCTCAACTCTTACATAAAGGTCCACATGGGTGCCATTGTACGACGAGTAAAGgttccagtgttccctttaacagggattcccagatgttgttgattacatctcccataatccccaagcgaaagccattgcagctggggattctgggagttgtagtcatcaacatctggaaacccctattagagggaacaatggaagGTTCTGGTATTCCTTACTGAGCCCTGAAAAATCAGGCCAgtcttttaaaacagttttagcTCATAGGATGACTTAATATAGTATCACCACTTGAATCTTCACCCTAAATCCACATCCATTTTCTAAGACTTGCAGAAACTTTTGTTCAGTAACAGGTTTTGCTCAGCCACATATTTGCCATTCTCCACACACCAACTCCCAAACTAAGCCATCTCATCTACACATTTAATAGTTTACTGTTCCGTGTGACCTGCTCATAAATTAGCAAgcaaaatgcatttatttttattttgtacacctgatatgtacatctctatttGTCTGAGAAATGGTGAAACATTTGAGCCTAACAatgcttttaaaatggcattgGACAGACAAGTGACCACTCCCTTATAGCAAATGGCAGAGTTTCCTCCTTAGTATGATGGCCAAACTAAACATTACATGACGCATATACTAGGAGAGAATTTGCTTGTTTTTTACTCATTAAACAGCAACCGGTGTGGGGGTGCATAGAGCCAAGGTTGGGGCTAAGTGGGGAGAGAGGCTTTTACTCCACAGTGGGTCCAGGCTGGATCAGAACTGTCACAGGCAAAGGGTTAAAACTCTCACTATATTATAAATTATAGAATAATATAGAAACGGCAATAGTAATAGATCATATGAAGTAAAAATGCTAACAAAACATGATACACTAAACACCATCCAATCAAAAGAGAACTATACTACATGCTATATGTTAAGACAACAGCATATTATGTAGTATAGTTATTTTTTGATTGGATGTTGTTTAgtgtatcttatgttttgttagaATTTTTACTTCGTATGATCTATTACTATTATCATTTCTATAAGATTCCATAATTTATAATACAGTCGAagtttatatatttcattttgcATGTGTCTCCCCCCCGCCGCACATTCAGTGTATCATTGGATCTGTTTGGTTGTGATTTGAATTCTTAGTTTCAGATCCTTTTACTCTAATTGTGCAGTACTTAAAACTCTcactgccatggtcctgatccagatcttCCCCCTGCCATTCCAGCTGCTATATATAGAGCAAAACACAAGCACATCAGCTCCAAAACATGTGCTTATATAATGTGTCATCTGGCCCTCAGAACAAACCACAATTATTAATCTTATTCAGTTTACTTATCAGTAACTGGCTTAGGGAATTCACAAAATTTTAAGATTTCAGCAGCCTTGCAAGTGAGTCTATAAAAATGACTAGCCTACACATATCTGTGTTAGCCCACGTGTGGGAGAAAAGGCCAGCTATTTTTCAGCATACAGAGCTTTCCTGCTTGGTTGCCTAGAGGCAATTCTTAATTGTCACAGACAACCAAATAACTATTTAGAAACCTGAATTACTTTACTCACTAAGGAAACTTTGTGCTTGCCTTTAAAATGGGAGCTCTCCATCATAACCATGCATATATCAAAAGCCCCGTTCAGATGTTACTGAAGGGAGGCTGTACTCGCATATAGCTGCCACAAATGTGCTGAATGTCCTGCCCAAGACGTCAATCTCTTATTTCCCCCAACACATCCTTCACACTTACAGTGTTCGTCTGAAgaaacaaatgctgtaagcatgatggcatTTCTGCTGTCACACAAGcctcctgatcacagaagtgcctgccatcacacttacagacaaacactgtaaggtGAGGGAAGAATTGGGGGGAATGATTAACACATCAGGAGAGACTTCTGACGTGTTTGCAGAGGCTGTACCCAAATACAGCCTTTCTTCAGTAACggctgaatagggctaaagtctTTAGAATCTTTGGTAAAGGGTCCAGTGAGTGGTGTGAAAGCCTCTCAGCAATATTTTGACTTTGAGAGTAGGTGTGAATTTGATCATTCATGTTTATGAGAAGCCACTGGAAGCCCCATGTAGcgtaggatataaatataaatatttttttaaagtctgccTAAGTAAACTAGTTAAAGCAAGCATATGCCTTACAAATAAATATACAGAGATTTGGGGCAAGATTTTCCCCATGTAAAACAAAACCAAGGACCTCTTAATATTCACCCAATTTGTAAAATGGAGACAAAATTACAGGGTTGGGAAAAATATGCTCGGAGACCTATTAAAAATCTAGTAAAATACTTGATTTTAGAAACCTAACTATTTAATAACTAATTCAAACACAAATTTGAATTTTAGGGAATCAACCAATCTAAACTATTTACTTTGGCAAGCCTTTCGTATTTACACAAAAAGAGgatttaatgttgttgttgttgttaatattattattattattattattattattaattcgatttctatgccacccttccaaaaatggctcagggtggttcacacagggaatgaatgaatgaatgaatgaatgaatgaatgaatgaatgaatgaataaataaataaaatggatccctgtccccaaagggctctcagtctaaaaagaaacataagatagataccagcaacagtcactggtggtactgtgctggggctggcatgcatctTCAACCCAAGGTAACCTCTTGTCTGCAAGACAAAACTGTAACCTCAGTAATCTAGTGCCTGCCCACTCCAGCGAAACAAAGAAGCAGAACCACAATATGTTAATGTGACAATCTTCACTTTGTTAATTCCTCAAAATTGAATACCTGAGAGACTTGAATTCAAATACAAGTTCATGACATCGGAGAAATCATATGTGCAGCCAGTTTGTACGCATGTTTACTTGGGGAGAAAGCACTTTCAACACAATGAGGCTTACGTCCAGGAAAGTGAgcaaaggattgcagccttagtctcAGTACACTAGTCAGCAAAATGGGAAGGCAACATCTTTCACAGGGTTATCAGGACAAAGATAATCCATCATAaagacaggggcataactactattaggcaaggggaggcggctgcctgggggcccccacgcctcgagggcccccccagaggcaagtcacatgactatatattgtgaagtgtgtgtgtgtgtgtatcagcgagggacccattttaaaattttgtctctgagcccactccagccttgttacgcccctgcataaaGAGCTATATATAAACCCATATTTTGCTTAACACTTCACATGATAATCTGTCCTAGACATTTAGGTTTTCCTTATATCCTTTTACAATGTGTTACAATTAGCCAAGCACACACTTGATTGTAGTATCTATGAGCTAAGTCTGAACAGAAGTGTTTCCAATGGCTGACTCATAAATCTGGAGCTCCTTTCCTTCAACAGAGGTATGTCAAAGACCAAGCCTGAGTAGCTTTCAAAAATCACAGTCAGATTTTTGTTTGGGCTGACTGGAGTTGACCAAGTGTGGAGTAATTGTAGGTTGCAATTCTATGcccacttatctgggagtaagctcTACTGAACATGATGgaacttacataagaacagcccagctggattaggccaaaggcatatctagtccagcatcctgtttcacacactagcctaccagatgcctctgggaagcgcacacaggcaagaggtgacggcataccctttctcctgctgttgctcccctgcaacttacAGCTAAGCAACTGTGTAAGGGACAAGGATGCAATAAGTGTTTGTCTGTAAATAACCATTAACATTTTCCTGGTTTGAACAGGAAAACACAATTTAGAACAGTTACTTTCCTGACCCCTAGGGATAAGTAACTGGTAaaacaatagtaataataataatgggtctAAACAAAGCCCTCCAAACTTCCTGCATACCAAACAGTTGTTCTAAGACCTAGCAAAGTCttcatgtcttttttttttttaaatcaaaaataaAAGAGATTTACTATGCTTACTTCATGAGCTTGATAACTAAGAATTAAGAGGGAAGGGGAGTGGTGTCTTGCAATATAACAGTGTGTGCTTGGGTTCAAAAATCTTGTCATGAACTTTGAGTGATCCTGGCCAAGTAATTTTTGAGTGCCAGTCCTACCTCTCTAAAACTGGATCACAACTTTAAGGAATTGTTAGGAGGAGCACTAAAAGGATTGTAAAGCAATATTTACAGTGAATGCTATAGAAATTAATTGTAAAAACCAAACGTTTACTATTTGTATTGGTTAATTCCTTGAGGTGGAGACAATTTGGATACAGTCTCCAACACTGAGATGCAGCTGCCTCATAGGGAAACTGTTTCCAAAGGGATCCATTCTTTGTTGTCCAGATGGAGCTCACCTGAAAAGGACTTTGACTACAGCCCTGTGTAGCAAAAAACCTGGACTGGATTTCGGTCCCAACCTGCAGTGGATTCTGAGTATGACTCTGCTAAAGAGACAAAAGAAATGAGATCAGGCAACCCTAGGAAGAAAAGAACCATCCACCTTCAAGCATCTATCAGAAACTGCAAAGGGTTAAAGTTGAATaggccagaggtgggggggggttagCAAGACACAAGACAAGGAGTTTGAGAAGCAGATATAAGATAAGTGAGGGAAGGCTTAATACAGGTATAGTATATAAGGCAGCACAAAGGGGGTGGAGAATCAGTTCAGGTTTGCTTGATTTCAAGCATTGTATGCAAGCTTAGAGAAGCTGCAGGAATAATGTCTGGAGAATGGGGAGAAGTTGAACTATGACATGAGAGAGGGAGCACTTGTTTGTGAAAGGACTGTAGAGTTGTGGAGGAAGGCAGGACTCAAAAACAAGCTGAATGGGATTGTGTGGACAGAAAATCAAATAGAGGTGCTTGTGGTCAAGGTGAGGTCTAGGATAATGGGGATAAAAGCATGGAATATCATGGGAAAGGGTACTAGAAGAATTTCTCCTATTGCAGAAAAGGAGGATGGAGCGAGCAAGAAAATCCTGAGCAGTAGTAGATACAGAGAGGCACTGTGCAAGGGGACCTACTGAATGCAAAACAACGAGACAGAGAGAGAACACGCTATAATGAGAGAGTCAGATGCACATGAGGGTGAAGTACTAGGTTGTAGGAGAATAGCATTTATACTGTAAAAGCCAGAGGCAGTAAAGGATAGGCATACAGGAAAGTGAGTGGCTGCATATCTAAAAAGGGGAAGGCCTAGGCTGGGCTCTGCAAAGAGGAAACCACTGGGTAGGAGGGGGGAGCACTAAGAGGGAGGGTGATCAGAGGAAGGAGCACTGGAAAACTAATGGGTGAGGGCAGTAGGCGTGAGGGGGTTATTCTTAGGACAGGGACTGGAAAGGGGAGGTGGCTGGGGGAGGGACTTGCAGGTTTAAAGAGGAAGGCGTCTGGAGGAGAGGCTTGTAACTGAAAGCAGGAAGTTAGCTCCTTGTCCCAAGGAGCTACATAGAGTGAAAAATGGGTCTGGAAGATGTGGGGAATGTCAGTGCTTTGAGGGAAGTGAGATTAGCATGGaagtttagcagggaagtgaGATTAGCATGGGGCCATATGAACTCTGGGCAGGGGCTCTGCCACATACtctcatttgcatgtaacgcaggAGGGTAAATAATAAGAGGTAACTCACTTTCTACTATTTGTGCCAGCTATAATTATGAAGTCATAAAATAGATTGGTGGGGTGGGAAGTAGTAGGATCTTTCTGTATCTTATATCATGAGACCACCTACCCCTGAATGTTCACACATGAGGTAGAAGATCCACATTACACCTGTTGACCCCAAAGAGGAGTAGGTAGTTATCTCCTACTGTACGTGTTGACACCTGGGGGTAAGTAACTCTCAGGGGGTGGAAATAAGCAAGGAGGATCTTTTTGGCATGCATGGCCAAGCCCAAACCCAAGTGAAGTGGGAGTGAGGAATCCCTAGAGTATGAGGGGTGTAAAAggtttgggggagggaagaacATGTTATGGTGTGGGGGCATTATGGGAAGAGATGATGATATGGGAGAGCGGGAGGGGGGAAATAGCCTTGCTATAGGGAGGGGCAGCTGTAACGTGTCTATGAGCGTGTGTCGGGGGGACATTTTTGAAAGGAGGATCACTGGTGGTGGGGCTGAGAAGGCACTAAGGTAGCAACTGGCGGgaaaaagggtgggggagaagcgcGAGGGGCTGGGCAGAGTGAGCGCGAGAGGGAGGTGAccgttggtggtgggggggaagaagcgCGAGGCGCAGGGAGGGGCTGGGCACAGCGAGCGCAGAGAACGAGGGGGAGCGCAAGGCAGCGCTGGGCGGAGGGAGGTGACCGTTGGGGCAGCGCGAGgcgaagcggggggggggagcgcgtGCTGAGTGCGCCCTGCTGGCCCGCGCGCGCAAGGGCCCCCGCCCGCTGGGATTCCCGAGGGGAGGGGCGGGGCAGGGCGGGTGTGAGTGGGGAGCCTAGagctctcgctcgcgctctcctgTCCTTCCCCGCTCgcgctccccccccttttttaagcggagaagggagggggaaggtggaggaaaaaggagggggggtTACCTGGAAGATGAAGCTGCTCCAGTTGCTCGGGTCCATGGCGGCGGTAacgagcggggggaggggggctcagaTCGGCGAGAGGGGGGGtcgggaagggaggggggagcgaGTGGGGAGCAGCAACAACGTCGCGCGGGCGGGGGGAgtgaggtgggaggggggatagAGCGAGGAGGCAGCGGCGCGAGGAAATCTCGGCGCGCACGCTGATTGGCCCCTtctcgcgcgcgcgcgcgcctccCGGCGCCACAGCTTGTCTgagcgggaggggggagggtgtgtgtgggggggagaaggcgGCAGGTAGCGATTGGGTGGGGCCGCAGTCCTCGCTCCCGACGTCCGCGGGATCGTGCGAAGGACCCCACGTGTGGTGCTTGCTGATTGGGTGGAGTAGCGAGCGCTGTGTCCGTAGGGCTTTCTCTTTTAAAGACGTAAGCTGATTGGTCAGTGCCGAGACGGTCGCGCGCGAGTAACGGTTGTCTCCTTGCCCTCCCCGTTAGTTTTCAGTTGAGTGACATCGTCCCCTCACAAAATGGCCGACGCAGCTGATCCCATTCGCCCACATCCCGCAAGACTGTCTTTTCTTCGACTCTGGCTCCCCATACTTTGCAGTTTTACACTAATGACTCCTTTCTTCTTTTAATTCAGGGCATATGAACGAGCTCTGCAACATTTAACTGTTCAATTAATGAGTAAATTTGTGTTCATTATGCATTCTTCAACTTGACCTGCTATACAGAAATatagacagacacacatacacgACTTTTATTTACCTACAAATCCTTATGTCCCTCCCACCCACCGCCAGGCCAATTGATGGGATCGTTTCAGCAGATGGCATGCTTGGGAAAACCCAACCCCTGCTTATTTCTAGTCATTTCAGCCTGCCTTGAAGCAGTTTGCATCAATGCACCAAATGCACGGAAGCAAGCCAATATATGGCACCCAATTCTGGGTTTGACACCCAGTAATGTGATTATTTGTATTATTGTGACTGCGGTGATACATTCAGTTTGGAACTCTGCCAGCACTTCTTGTGCCACTGCAAAATTTGCAAGCTTAGACTGAGACATGGGTTACATGAACTGCAAAACTCTGCAGGTGAAGTAATCAAAACTGCAGATTTCTGCAAATATCCCTTGCAGCCGC
Coding sequences within it:
- the MAZ gene encoding myc-associated zinc finger protein isoform X2, whose amino-acid sequence is MRERSHTQNPLQVGTEIQSRFFATQGCSQSPFQTATTTAPPQQTATPAESLQVDLLPVLAAAQETAAAAAVVAAATGSAPSASTVDTAALKQQQPSASEGGGGGQVAPPTQTTQAPTPQAAPATPQPGEAQKKPKSKGPYICSLCAKEFKNGYNLRRHEAIHTGAKASRAGPTTMKMPTMVPLSLLSVSAIGGTTAATPASGEGAGNTAGSGAGLVTTTASGKRIRKNHACEMCGKAFRDVYHLNRHKLSHSDEKPYQCPVCQQRFKRKDRMSYHVRSHDGAVHKPYICSHCGKSFSRPDHLNSHVRQVHSTERPFKCETCEAAFATKDRLRAHTVRHEEKVPCHVCGKMLSAAYITDHMKVHSQGPNHVCELCNKGTGEVCPLAAAVSAPPPAAVTVLPMEGASVVSQALPTQPW
- the MAZ gene encoding myc-associated zinc finger protein isoform X7; its protein translation is MDPSNWSSFIFQSHTQNPLQVGTEIQSRFFATQGCSQSPFQTATTTAPPQQTATPAESLQVDLLPVLAAAQETAAAAAVVAAATGSAPSASTVDTAALKQQQPSASEGGGGGQVAPPTQTTQAPTPQAAPATPQPGEAQKKPKSKGPYICSLCAKEFKNGYNLRRHEAIHTGAKASRAGPTTMKMPTMVPLSLLSVSAIGGTTAATPASGEGAGNTAGSGAGLVTTTASGKRIRKNHACEMCGKAFRDVYHLNRHKLSHSDEKPYQCPVCQQRFKRKDRMSYHVRSHDGAVHKPYICSHCGKSFSRPDHLNSHVRQVHSTERPFKCETCEAAFATKDRLRAHTVRHEEKVPCHVCGKMLSAAYITDHMKVHSQGPNHVCELCNKGTGEVCPLAAAVSAPPPAAVTVLPMEGASVVSQALPTQPW
- the MAZ gene encoding myc-associated zinc finger protein isoform X1; translation: MRERSHTQNPLQVGTEIQSRFFATQGCSQSPFQTATTTAPPQQTATPAESLQVDLLPVLAAAQETAAAAAVVAAATGSAPSASTVDTAALKQQQPSASEGGGGGQVAPPTQTTQAPTPQAAPATPQPGEAQKKPKSKGPYICSLCAKEFKNGYNLRRHEAIHTGAKASRAGPTTMKMPTMVPLSLLSVSAIGGTTAATPASGEGAGNTAGSGAGLVTTTASGKRIRKNHACEMCGKAFRDVYHLNRHKLSHSDEKPYQCPVCQQRFKRKDRMSYHVRSHDGAVHKPYICSHCGKSFSRPDHLNSHVRQVHSTERPFKCETCEAAFATKDRLRAHTVRHEEKVPCHVCGKMLSAAYITDHMKVHSQGPNHVCELCNKGFTTAAYLRVHAVKDHGLAAPRLERFLCKLCGVHCKTPAQLNGHLQTHAGEGATATEGQPLR
- the MAZ gene encoding myc-associated zinc finger protein isoform X5 produces the protein MDPSNWSSFIFQSHTQNPLQVGTEIQSRFFATQGCSQSPFQTATTTAPPQQTATPAESLQVDLLPVLAAAQETAAAAAVVAAATGSAPSASTVDTAALKQQQPSASEGGGGGQVAPPTQTTQAPTPQAAPATPQPGEAQKKPKSKGPYICSLCAKEFKNGYNLRRHEAIHTGAKASRAGPTTMKMPTMVPLSLLSVSAIGGTTAATPASGEGAGNTAGSGAGLVTTTASGKRIRKNHACEMCGKAFRDVYHLNRHKLSHSDEKPYQCPVCQQRFKRKDRMSYHVRSHDGAVHKPYICSHCGKSFSRPDHLNSHVRQVHSTERPFKCETCEAAFATKDRLRAHTVRHEEKVPCHVCGKMLSAAYITDHMKVHSQGPNHVCELCNKGFTTAAYLRVHAVKDHGLAAPRLERFLCKLCGVHCKTPAQLNGHLQTHAGEGATATEGQPLR
- the MAZ gene encoding myc-associated zinc finger protein isoform X3, with the protein product MDPSNWSSFIFQQSHTQNPLQVGTEIQSRFFATQGCSQSPFQTATTTAPPQQTATPAESLQVDLLPVLAAAQETAAAAAVVAAATGSAPSASTVDTAALKQQQPSASEGGGGGQVAPPTQTTQAPTPQAAPATPQPGEAQKKPKSKGPYICSLCAKEFKNGYNLRRHEAIHTGAKASRAGPTTMKMPTMVPLSLLSVSAIGGTTAATPASGEGAGNTAGSGAGLVTTTASGKRIRKNHACEMCGKAFRDVYHLNRHKLSHSDEKPYQCPVCQQRFKRKDRMSYHVRSHDGAVHKPYICSHCGKSFSRPDHLNSHVRQVHSTERPFKCETCEAAFATKDRLRAHTVRHEEKVPCHVCGKMLSAAYITDHMKVHSQGPNHVCELCNKGFTTAAYLRVHAVKDHGLAAPRLERFLCKLCGVHCKTPAQLNGHLQTHAGEGATATEGQPLR
- the MAZ gene encoding myc-associated zinc finger protein isoform X6; this encodes MWIFYLMCEHSGSHTQNPLQVGTEIQSRFFATQGCSQSPFQTATTTAPPQQTATPAESLQVDLLPVLAAAQETAAAAAVVAAATGSAPSASTVDTAALKQQQPSASEGGGGGQVAPPTQTTQAPTPQAAPATPQPGEAQKKPKSKGPYICSLCAKEFKNGYNLRRHEAIHTGAKASRAGPTTMKMPTMVPLSLLSVSAIGGTTAATPASGEGAGNTAGSGAGLVTTTASGKRIRKNHACEMCGKAFRDVYHLNRHKLSHSDEKPYQCPVCQQRFKRKDRMSYHVRSHDGAVHKPYICSHCGKSFSRPDHLNSHVRQVHSTERPFKCETCEAAFATKDRLRAHTVRHEEKVPCHVCGKMLSAAYITDHMKVHSQGPNHVCELCNKGFTTAAYLRVHAVKDHGLAAPRLERFLCKLCGVHCKTPAQLNGHLQTHAGEGATATEGQPLR
- the MAZ gene encoding myc-associated zinc finger protein isoform X4; translated protein: MWIFYLMCEHSGQSHTQNPLQVGTEIQSRFFATQGCSQSPFQTATTTAPPQQTATPAESLQVDLLPVLAAAQETAAAAAVVAAATGSAPSASTVDTAALKQQQPSASEGGGGGQVAPPTQTTQAPTPQAAPATPQPGEAQKKPKSKGPYICSLCAKEFKNGYNLRRHEAIHTGAKASRAGPTTMKMPTMVPLSLLSVSAIGGTTAATPASGEGAGNTAGSGAGLVTTTASGKRIRKNHACEMCGKAFRDVYHLNRHKLSHSDEKPYQCPVCQQRFKRKDRMSYHVRSHDGAVHKPYICSHCGKSFSRPDHLNSHVRQVHSTERPFKCETCEAAFATKDRLRAHTVRHEEKVPCHVCGKMLSAAYITDHMKVHSQGPNHVCELCNKGFTTAAYLRVHAVKDHGLAAPRLERFLCKLCGVHCKTPAQLNGHLQTHAGEGATATEGQPLR